GAGCGTATTCGTGCGGCTGGCTCTGGAATCGGTGCGTTTTATTCGCCTACCGGATTTGGCACGTTGTTGGCCGAAGGCAAGGAAACCCGGGTGATTGACGGTCGCAACTATGTGCTGGAAATGCCGTTGCACGCCGATGTCGCACTGATCAAGGCCGAAAAAGGCGATCGCTGGGGCAATCTCACCTATCGCAAAGCCGCGCGAAATTTTGGACCGATCATGGCAATGGCCGCGAAAACCACAATCGCGCAGGTCAAGCGAATCGTCGAGTTGGGAGAGCTGGACCCCGAACACATTGTCACGCCGGGGATCTTCGTTCAGCGCGTGGTCGCAGTGCCGCTCTCCCCTATCTCGAATGCCAACGTCAACTGAGGCCCGCCATGACTGTTATGAAAAAACTCTCGCGTAGCGAAATGGCCCAACGTGTGGCTGACGATATTCTCGAAGGTTCCTACGTGAACCTGGGCATTGGCGTGCCTACGCTGGTGGCCAACTACCTGGGTGACAAGGAAGTGTTCCTGCACAGTGAAAACGGTGTGCTGGGCATGGGCCCGAGTCCAGCGCCGGGTGAAGAAGACGATGACTTGATCAACGCAGGCAAACAGCATGTGACGCTGCTGCCTGGTGGCGCCTTTTTTCACCACGCCGATTCGTTCTCGATGATGCGCGGTGGTCACATCGATATTGCCGTGCTGGGCGCCTTTCAGGTCTCGGTCAACGGCGACCTCGCCAACTGGCACACCGGCGCCGAAGGATCCATTCCGGCGGTGGGTGGCGCGATGGACCTCGCGACCGGCGCACGTCAGGTATTCGTCATGATGGATCACCTGACCAAGACTGGCGAAAGCAAATTGGTGCCGCAATGCACGTACCCGCTGACGGGCATTGGCTGCGTGACTCGGATTTATACCGACCTGGCTATTCTGGACGTCACTCCACAAGGCTTGAAGGTTCGGGAGATTGTTGCCGAAATCAGCTTTGAAGAATTGCAAGCGCTCAGTGGCGTGCCGTTGATCCAATGACGGATTGAGTCTGCCTGAACGCAGCAATGTGCCGGACGGCCTTAAGCTTGTCCGGCAACGCAAGCCCATCGCAAGCAATCGAGCGCCGAGTCACGGCGCCTAACCGCAGCCAGGTATCTCAGCTGAGGGTCGGGTAATCGGTGTATCCCGCCGCGCCTCCACCGTAAAAGGTATTGCGGTCCGGTTCCGTGAGCGGCGCATCGAGCTTGAGCCGCTCCACCAGATCCGGATTGCTGATGAAGGGACGCCCGAATGCCACCATGTCGGCGTGGCCCGAGGCAACGGCGTCGAGGGCCATCTGCCGGTCGTAGCTGTTGTTGGCGATGTAACGACCGCCATAGGCAGCATGCAACGCTTTGAAGTCAAAGGCGTCGGCCTCGTTTTCGCTTTGAGTCTGACCTTCGACGCAGTGCAGATACGCCAATCCCAGCCGCCCAAGCTGTTCGGCAAAGTAGCCATAAGTCCCCTGCGGATCACTGTCCAGTGGCGTATCACCGACCGCGCGGGTGATCGGCGACAGTCTCACGCCAACTCGATCCGCACCCCAGATCTCCGATACCGCCTGCACCACTTCCAGTGGGAAACGAATGCGGTTTTCCACCGAACCGCCGTACTGGTCGGTACGCAAGTTGGTGCTGTCGCGAATGAACTGCTCCAGCAGGTAGCAGTTGGCCGAATGCACCTCGACACCATCGAATCCGGCCTCCAGGGCACAGCGAGCGGCGCGTTTGTAATCCTCCAGGATTAATGCGATTTCCTCGGTGCGCAGCGCACGGGGCATTGATGGCGTTTCCAGGGTTTGCGACTCGAGGAAAACCACTTCCCCGGCCTGGATGGCCGAGGGTGCCACGGGCGCGGCGCCGTTCTCTTGCAGGCTCACATGGGACATCCGGCCGACGTGCCACAGTTGACACACGATCTTGCCGCCCGCCTCGTGCACCGCATCGGTGATTTGACGCCAGGCTGCCACGTGCGCCGGTGTGTAGATGCTCGGCGTAAAGGCATAGCCGCGGCCCTGCCGTGAGATGTTGGTGGCCTCCGAGATAATGAGGCCCGCACTCGCCCGCTGTCGGTAGTACTCAACAGCCACCGGCGTGTGCACGCCATCCATGTTCGCGCGAGAACGCGTCAATGGGGCCATGGCGATGCGGTTGGCGACTTTGATTGCACCAATTGTGAGTGGCGCAAAAAGATCGGATGGTTGGTTATCGGACATTTTTTTGACTCCAACAAGTAGTCGGGTATCGATGGCGTCGGGAAGCCGGTTTCACAACTGTTTGGGTTTAGTGGAAATCGACTTCGAGAGCCAGTTCGATGGGATAAAACCGGATCAATGGCGTCGTCCGGTATTTGGAGTCACGAGCACCGATCAACCAACTCCACGAATAACCCGTGTGATGCAAAGGGCTGGGTTGGACTGGCTCATATTCAACTCGGCCTGCGCAGCCGTAAATCCACCACACTTCACGACAGTGGAAAATATGCGCAACAGGCGCAAATCCATGTCCGTAACGTTTCTGAGCACTGACTATCTCGCTGGCCGTTGGATTCTCATGGAGTAATGGCAACCTTCATCACCCCATCCCGTTGGTGGGCAAACAGTTCATACGCCGCCTCTATGTCATCGAGCTTGTAGCGATGAGTCACCAGCGGTGACAAGTCCACCCCGCCACTTTCCACCACCGCCATCAAACGTCGCATCCGTTCCTTGCCGCCGGGACACAAGGTCGTGATGATGCTGTAGTCCCCCAGGCCGGCAGCAAAAGCATTGAGCGGGATTCGCAGGTCACTGGAGTAAACCCCCAGGCTGGAAAGCCGACCGCCCGGACGCAGTATCCGCAGCGCCGATTCAAAGGTCCCCTGAGTGCCCAGCGCTTCGATGGACACATCGACACCTCGTCCATCGGTCAGGGCCATGATCTGTTCAACCACATCGCCGTCCTTGAAATTGACCACATGGGTCGCACCCAGTTGTTTAGCGACGCTCATGCGCTCGGCGACTGCATCGACGCCGATAATCGTGGTGGCGCCTTTAAGGCGTGCACCGGCCACGGCGCAGAGCCCGATAGGCCCCAGGGCAAACACCGCAACGGTATCGCCAATCTCCACCCCGCCTCGTTCCGCCCCGGAAAATCCGGTGGACATGATGTCCGGGCACATCAGCACCTGTTCGTCGCTGAGTCCATCCGGTATCGGACACAGATTGGCCAGCGCATCCGGCACCAACACGTATTCGGCCTGGCAACCATCAATGCTATTGCCGAACTTCCAGCCGCCGGTGGCCCGAAAGCCGTGCCGTGTATCCGGGCCATCCTGTGAGCCGCAGCCGCACAGGCAGGCGTAACTTTGTCCACTGGGGGTAATCGCGCCCGCGATCACCCTTTGGCCTTCGACAAAACCGCGCACCTGCGAGCCGAGCCGCTCGATGATGCCAACCGGTTCATGACCGACGGTCAGGCCTTTGGCCACAGGGTATTCGCCACGCAGGATATGCACGTCGGTGCCGCAGATCGTGGTGGTCGTGATGCGAACCAGGGCATCGAGCGGCCCGACTTCGGGGATGGGTTTGTCGTCGAGCACAATCCGGTTTTTTTCGACGAATATTGCGGCTTTCATGGTGGCCATGGTGATCCCTCCTGATCAGTGCTGCGATGAGTTCAGCATGAAATCAGGACACTGCCAGATTGCCTGATCAAAGGTTGCTGGCGAGAATGCCTTCAGGTACACCGCGTTATCGTTCATCGCTGGCAAGCCACCTCCTACAGGATCCATGCAAACCCCGTAGGAGATGGCTTGCCAGCGATGGCGTCGGTACATTCAGCATTGATATGGCTGACATACTGTTTTCGCGAGCAAGCAGTATCAGGTGTCATGCCGTCGCGTACTGCCCACAGATTGATGTGCGACAGCGAGAGTGGCAACGGCATGCGCAGCCACAACACGCCCGGGACAATCTCCTTGACCATGCCGGGTTCCGGAGGCTCGCCGCTCGGGTAAACCAGCGCAATCCGTGATGACGCGGCGGTACGGATTGTTTTCTTCAAGGTTTCGAGCCCTAACGTTCTGAAACCTCATGTTTTCACTTTTTGCCTACGCGGATCCCCCCCATGGCTGGTGGTATAGAGGGGGTTGACCAACCCTAACGACCTGCCAGGGAAGTCGCCAACAACATCTCCAACCCCATTGGCTTGGCAAAATAGTAACCCTGGGCCTGCCCCGCGCCCATTTCACGCAGCAAAACCAAAGTCGCTTCATCCTCGACGCCTTCGGCCACCACACTGAGGTCCAGCGATTCGGCCATCCGCACAATCGCCCGGACGATCGCGCGACTGCGGGCACTGGTAGTCAGTTCAAGGATGAATGACTTGTCGATCTTCAAGCCGCTGAAACGGTATTGATGCACATAACTCAGGGATGAAAACCCGGCGCCGAAGTCATCGAGCACCACGGACATGCCGTTGTCGGCCAATTGCTGCATGGTCTGTCGGGCAATCGCCGGCTCGGCCACCAGCGCACCTTCAGTCAGTTCCAGGCAGATCCGCGATGGCGCAACTCCGTGCTGGTGCAACAGTGCAAGCACATCACTGGCGAAGTCCGGTCGCGTCATGCTGTAGCTGGAACAATTGACGTGCACGGGCGGCCAGTTGGCGTGCTGCGGATTTGCGAGGATCACCGCAATGCTGTTCAGCATGTACAGGTCTAGTCGACCGATCAGGCGCAAGCCCTCGACATCCGGCAAAAACTCGCCTGGCGCGATCACCCGACCGCCCGGTTGATGCCAGCGGATCAGCGCTTCGAGGGCCAACAGTTCACCGGTTTCAACGCTGACAATCGGCTGGAAATACGGCAGCAGTTCGTCAGTGCGTTTGAGCGCGTTGCGCAAGGCCCCTTCTCGCTCTACCTGATCCGAGACTTCACGGCGCACTTCCTGGTTGAACACTGCATAGCTGTCCCGCCCGCCACTCTTGACCCGGTACATTGCCGCATCGGCATCGCGCAGCAGGTCGGCCGGTTCGTGATGGAACTGACTGTCGGCACTGACAATGCCGATACTGCAGGACGAAAACACTTCATAGCCATTGATGAAAAATGGCAGGTCAAACGCCACCAGGATCCGCTCGGCGATTTCGATTACCACGTCCAGCGGCGCTTCGGGTGCGAGCACCGAGAACTCATCACCGCCCAGACGCGCGAGCATGTCAGTCTCGCGCAGGCAACCGCGCAAACGGTGAGCGGCCTGCATCAGCAGCAGATCGCCGAAATGATGGCCGAGGCTGTCGTTGACCATCTTGAAGCGGTCGAGGTCGATGAACATCACCGCCAGGTGCCCGCCTTCGCTGCCGAACTGTGACCAGGCCAGATTGAGGCGCTGTTGCAGGTAGGTACGATTGGGCAGTCCGGTCAGCGCATCGTGGGAGTTTTCATGTTGCAACTTGGCGTTGGCATGGTCGAGCTCGCGGGTGCGGTTCTGCACCCGGGCTTCCAGCTTGAGGTTAGCGGCGTGGATCGCTTCGGCGGCCGTACGACGCGACAACGCGGTGTCGATGTGCCGCGACACGAATGTCAGCAATTCCTGGTCACGTTGGGTGTACCGCACCTGCGAGGTATAGCTTTGCACCGCCAGCACGCCACGCACCACATCGCCGTCAAACAATGGAATGCCCAGCCAGGAGTAGGATCGGACAGACTCATTGGCCAGTTCGATTTCACCGTGTGCGGCTAATCGTTCGGCCTCGCCGACGTCAATCAGGCAAGGCCCGCGCTGACGGATAACGTATTCGGTCAAACCCCGGCGACCACGCCGTGCCGGCGGGCAGATTGTCTGCCGCTCATCGACATAATAAGGAAAGGTCACTTCACTGGTCGCATCGTCGAACAGCGCAATGTAGAAGTTCTGCGCGAACAGCAGATCTCCGACGATGCCATGCAAACTCTGAAACAGTTCAGACATGTCGCCGGGTCGGCTCGACAGCTCCGCAATCTGGAATAGCGCGCTCTGCAGATGCTCGGCGCGTTGTCGGTCTGCCACTTCCTGCCTTAATGCGTCGTTTAGAGCCGAGAGCTCCAGCGTCCGGCGCATCACCGTCGCTTCCAGATCCTCCCGGTGCAGAATCCGGTCCAGCGCCATGGCCACGTGGCGGGCCACCACCAGAAACAGTGCGCGATCTTCAGCGCTGTAGGTACGAGAAACCTCGTAGACCTGCATGGCGAGCATGCCAAACACTTCATCCGAGGCGTTCTTCAACGGTGCGCCCATCCAGAACTCGGGACGATCACCCACGCAGTAGAAGCGCTCCTCGGCCTGCGCCGCGATTATGCCGGCGGCGTCGATCAGCAACGGCTGGCCAGTGGTCAACACCTGGCCGGTCAACGACAGGTGCGAAGGGTCAAGGTATTCGTAGTGCGAGGATTCCACGGCATCAACGTCAATGATGTCGACGTAATACGGGTAGTCGATCTTGCCCGTGTGCGGGTCATACAGCGCGAGATAGAAGTTCTCGGCGTCGATCAGGCTGGCCAGCAGCTGGTGAACCCCAACCAGAAACACCGAGCGGTCGCGGGTCGAACTGGCCAGGTAGGTAATTTCATACAGCACGCGCTGAGTAATCTGCGCACGGGCAAGGGTATCGGCTTGTATTTGAATGCCCAGGCGCCGGGCAAAGTCGTCGAGCGCTGGTTGCGCCGCATCACTGGCTGGCGCGAGTAACCAGCCCAGCACATTTTCGCCTCTGCCGGTGGGCCAGCGGTGCAAACGCCGAGTCAGGCAAAAGGCTTCAAATTCATCATTTGCAACGCTTGACGGCCACTGCACCCTAGGGTCGCCCTGCCCGACCAGATGCATCTGCTCACCGGCACGGTAAACCACCCAGGTGGTGGAATGGGTCCAGTTGCGCGCAGTGGCCAGTAATTGCTCGATCGTGTCCGCGTTGCTTGCCATGCCGACAGCACCCGAAGTCCCTTTTTGTTGAGATGCGACAACGTCGCAGTCGTTCGATTGCTGCGGGGAGTCAATCAATGGACGAATACTCATCACCTCTCCCTGAGTCAAACTGCCGGTCTCTCTGACTGGTTGCTATCAATGTGCCAGTTAGCATCCCGTTTAAAGCTTATGAGAATTTTTTTCAATCGTTTTATTCGCTTTAGTGCCAATAAAAAGCCGGACAACGAGTTAAACGCGACTTCTCGACCAAGACAACCGTTTCCACGCTGCTACGCTTGAAACAGTAGCTTTGGCGCTTTCCAGCCGACCGGCGCACGTGCCTTCTGCAGGCTGACGGAACAGTCGAATTAACAGATCCTGCGCCCAAGCGAGTCAGACTTCGTTGAGCAAAGGAGTAGACATGCCCCCCCGCAAAAACAGGCCCGTCAACAACACCGCAGGGCAAAAGGAAGACAACGGGGACGAACCTGTCTTTCACTCGCGCAAGGAACGACTGTACGAAGGTGAGCGGTTACGTGAACGCCTGCCGCATGCCGAACACGCCGACTGGAAACCCACCGGCAAGCGCCGTGACTCGATCGAACTTCTCGAAGAGTCCAACCGCTATCGACTGCCAGAATTGGTACCTGTGCGCTACGGCCGCATGTTGCGCAGTCCGTTCACGTTTCTTCGGGGCTCTGCGGGTTTGATGGCGCATGACTTGGCCATGACGCCCACCACCGGCATTCAGGTGCAGGCCTGTGGGGATTGTCACTTGATGAACTTCGGGTTGTTCGCGACCCCCGAGCGCAATCTGATATTCGATATAAACGATTTCGACGAAACGCTCCCCGGGCCCTGGGAATGGGATGTAAAACGCCTGGCAATCAGTTTTGCCGTGGCCGCGCGCGATAACCACCTCAGCGATAAATGGGCGCGGGCCGCCGCCGCCGAATGCGTACGCGCTTACCGTGCGCGCCTGCGCAAATTTTCCAAGATGAGCCCGATGGAGGTCTGGTATGACCGACTGGATGCCCAAGCAATCATCGACATGGCACCCAATGCGGAGATCAAGAGAATCCGCGAACAATTGGTCGCCAAGGCCAGGATGCGTGTCGGCGATTATCTCTTTCCCAAGATCAGTGGCGAAGTCGGCGGGCGCCGGCGCCTGATAGATCAACCGCCGATACTTTTTCATGTGTATGAAAAGGGCTTCGTGCAGAACGTCCAGTTGGCCCTGCAAGACTACCGATTGTCACTGCCCCACGAGCGGCGGGTGCTGTTCGATCGCTACCGCCTCGAAGACATTGCCGTCAAAGCGGTCGGGATTGGCAGTGTCGGGACCTATTGTTTCGTCGGCCTGTTCTTTTCCGCGGAAAACCACCCGTTGCTTCTGCAATTCAAGGAAGCCAGTCCCTCGGTCCTGGCGCCCTATGCCGGCAAGAGCCATTACGAAAACCAGGGGCAGCGTGTCGTCACAGGACAGCGATTGATGCAGTCGTCCAGCGACATCTTTTTGGGCTGGACCCGCAGCCAGAACGGCCGGCACTTCTTCGTCCGGCAGTTGCGGGACATGAAAATGTCCGCGCCCATCGAAGGCATATCCGCCCCCCGCTTGAAGATGTACGCCGAGTGGTGCGGTCTTACCCTGGCCCGTGCCCACGCCAAATCGGGTGATGCGGCACTCATCAGTGGCTACTTGGGCAAGACCGACTCCTTCGACCAGGCCATCGGAAAATTTGCCCTCGCCTATGCCGAGCAAAACGCCAAGGACCATGCTGCGCTGGTGGAGGCTGAAAAATCGGGGCGGATCATTGCGTTGAGAGAAGAGGAGTGATGAAGCCGTTGCCTGTCATCGGTCCGGCAAACTACCGATCATCCATTGGCCAGTCGGCGAGATAAGGCTTAGTCTTTGAGCACATTTCCTTGAATCACCGACTGATGACCCACGCCGATTTTTCACTCGATATCGAAGCCGTCCGCAGCATTGAGGCTGTGCCGGTCATCCTGAGCATGGTCAGGCACCTCACCGGGATGCGTTTTGCCGCTGTAGCAAGAGTCACCGAAGAGAACTGGGTGGCCTGTGCGGTGGATGACGCCATCGATTTCGGCTTGAAACCCGGTGGTGAGTTAGTTCTCGAGTCGACCATCTGCCATGAAATCCGCCAACACAGGCAACCGGTGATTTTCGGCCATGCCAGTGAGCACCCGGTTTTTTCGTCGCACCACACACCGAGAACCTATGGACTGGAGAGCTATATCTCCATCCCGATCATCAAAGCCAATGGCGACTTTTTCGGCACGTTGTGTGCGATCGATTCCGTGCCGGCGAATCTCGACGAGCCGGCCATCGCCAAGACACTCACCCTCTTCGCCCAACTCATCGCCATGAGCCTCGACACTCAGAACAACCTGGAAAAAGCCAAAGCGGCACTGGTAGACGCCAATGAAAATGGCCGGCTGCGCGAGCAATTCATCGCCGTGCTGGGCCATGATCTGCGCACCCCGCTCAGCGCCATTCGGATGAGCGCCGATCTGCTGGAAACCAAAATCGAGGACAAACGTTCGCTCAAGCTGATATCAGCCATCCGCAACAGTTCTACGCGCATGGGGCACCTGATTGAAAACGTTCTGGACTTTGCGCGAGGGCGACTGGGGAGTGGAATCCCGATCAAGCGTCAATTAGTCGATGACCTGGAGCGAGTACTGCGATTGACCGTAGACGAAGTGCAGGCCTCACATCCCCGGGTGTCCGTCGTACATTCGCTGGAGTTGCCGGCCGGCGTCTATTGCGACCCGCTACGTATCAGCCAGTTGCTATCCAACCTGTTGGGAAATGCCGTGACGCACGGTTCAAGAGACACCTGCGTCAACGTCCGGGCATACACCGAAGCAGATGAAGTCGTCATATCGGTGACGAACCAAGGCACGCCGATTCCGGCTGAACTGATGCCGTTGCTGTTCCAGCCATTCACCCGGTCGGAAGCCGGAAAGCGCGGCGAAGGCCTGGGTCTGGGGCTTTACATCGCTTCTCAGATCACCGCCGCGCATAACGGCGCATTGAGCGTTACCTCCACGCAGGAGTCAGGCACCTGTTTTGTCGCCAGATTTCCAGCCCGGTTCAAGTGGGCATGAACGCTGACTAACAACTCGTGCCAATCGCAACGAGCAATGGTTCGCAGACTCAATGAGTCGTTGATTGAACTGGCCGGATTAAATCGCGCAAAAAAATCATTAAACCTTTCAACGCTAAAAAAATGATCTATACCCAAAAGGGCAATTAGCACTGACCCTGTTCCGGTATCTATACAGCCACCTTAGGCCGGTAACTCAACATCAAAACAAGCCAAGAGACTCTGGTTATGAATGTTTTGAAAGTTGCTGCAAGCGATGCCGTTAGACAGCGCTTTCATACATCCCGCCCGCTTATTGCCCTGGATCAAATCGACTTCACCGATATCGCCGTTGCGGTGCTGACGGTACGTGCTCTGATCCTCACCCCGTTCAAGGAGCAACGTTTTCTTCGGCTTAAAAGGTTTATGTGTGCAAGCAGCAAAGCTTGCCCCCTACCTGGCGATTGGCCGTACGCAGCCAGGTCGAGGGTCAATATTTGAACTGGGCAAGGAGTACGCGATGGCTGATTCAAGCAAGAAAATGAGCCTGATGGGGCTCACGACGCTGGTGACGGTCAACATGATGGGGTCTGGCATTATCATGCTGCCTACCAACATGGCTCAACTCGGTGCTGTTTCGCTATTGTCATGGATATTCACCGCTATCGGCTCGATGGCCATCGCCTATTGCTTCGCTCAGTGCGGAGTATTTTGCCCCCGGTCTGGCGGCTTGTCCGCGTACACTGAGGAAGCTCACGCGAAGTCCGGCTTCTTCCTCTGTTCATACCTGTATTTCCTCTCCCTGGCGATTGCCAACGTGGCCGTGGCGATCTCCGCGGTGGGCTATATGACGGCCTTTGTACCCTGGCTCGGAACGGGAGCCATCCCCCTGTGCATCGGCACGATCGGCCTGATCTGGTTGACCACCGTTGCCAACTTCGGTGGCCCGGGCATTACCGGCAAGATCGGGGCTATCACGGTGTGGGGCGTGATCATACCGGTAGCGGGCCTGAGCATTATCGGCTGGTTCTGGTTCAAGCCCGATGTACTGGCTGCTGCCTGGAACCCCAATAGCCTGCCCATTTCCGAAGCCATCTCCAAAGCCATACCCTTGACCCTTTGGGCCTTCCTGGGGATGGAATCGGCCGCCCAAGCGACCGATGCCGTGGAAAATCCAAAGCGCAACGTGCCACTGGCCTGCCTGTTCGGTACTCTCGGTGCAGCCGTGGTGTACGTGCTGTCGACCACCGTCATCCAGGGCATCGTGCCCAACGCCGAACTGGCCAATTCCTCCGCGCCCTTCGCGCTGGTCTACAGCAAGATATTCAGCCCGATGGTAGGCAACATCGTCATGGCGCTGGCAGTCATGGCTTGTATTGGCTCGCTGCTGGGCTGGCAGTTCACCCTGGCACAAACCGCCAAGATGACGGCCGACCAAAACCTGTTCCTCAAGCTGTTCAGCAAGGTCAACTCGATGAACGCGCCCGTCGTCGGCATGATCGTCTGCGGCGTGCTGCAGACCCTCATGGCCTTGTCGACCATCTCCCCGGATGCCGCTGCGCAATTCAGCAAGCTGGTCAGCCTGGCCGCCGTGACCAACCTGATTCCCTACATAACAGCACTGACCGGCTTATTGGTGATCATGCACAAGGCCAACGTCGGGGCTTCCGTATACACGCGCAACCTGGTGGTGTTGCTGGTGGCGGTGGCCTACTCGTTGTATGCCTTGTATGCCTGCGGCAAGGATGCGGTCATGGGCGGCACTCTGGTCCTCGCCGTCGGCTACTTGCTCTATGGTTTCCTCGCCAAGCGCTTTGTCAACGAGCCGGCGGCTGATCTGAATAGGGGAGTCAATCCATGAACCTGATATCGAGTAAATCGCTGAGGGTGATGATCGCTTGCGGACTGTCGATGGTGTCGGCAATGGCCTGTGCCAATACTCTGGAGCGCGTGCGAGCCAGCAATACCCTGACCCTGGGTTATCAACCGGACTTTGCCCCGTTCAGCAGCCACGTGGGCGACAAAGCCAGCGGCTACGCCATTGACCTGTGCAGTAAAATCGCCGACCAGGTCAAAACCGAACTTGGGCTGACCTCGTTGCAAGTACGCTTTGTGCCGATAAAAATTACCGAAGAAGTCAGCGCCGTCAGCTCAGGCAAGGTCGACATCTTCTGCACACCAACACCCACGACCCTTGAGCGACGCAAAGTGGTGAGTTATTCAGTGCCGATTTACACCGCCGGGCTCTCTGCCGTGGTGCACAAGAATTCACCCCTGCCCTTGCTCAAGATCCTCAGGGGTGAAGTGGCGCATGACGGCCCAACCTGGCGCGCGACCGTCAATCAAGGCTTGGCCAGGCAAACTTTCGCCGCCCCCGAGGGTGGCGTTACGGAGCAGTGGATACGCGAGCAGATGCGTCTGCTCGGCGTGATCGCCACCCTGGTCACGGTCAAGAATAACGACGATGGGATCAAGCTGGTTGCCGACGGCAAGGCCGATGCGTTCTTTTCCGACCGCATCGTGCTCAAGAATCATATTGCCAGTGACTATCCCAACGGTGAGCTGCTGGTCCTCGACCGCATCTACAAGTACGCGCCAACCTCGATGATGCTCGAGCGTGGCGATGAGGACTTCCGTCTGCTGGTCGATACCGTGTTAAGCAACATGTATCGCTCCGGTGAGATCGAACAGGCTTACACGAAATTCCTGGGAGGCGTCGGTGAAACCGCCAAGAAGCTTTTCGACGTCTATGCCGTGCCTTAGCGCCTGCATTGTAGAAAACCGCCTGCGGGCGGCCTTTTTCAATCAGGTACCCAGCGCCTGTTCGAGGTTGAGGAACAGGCATTTTGGTAATGACCACCGCCGCTGCCGTTTGCCCGGAAATGACACCTTCCTTGAACCAAGCGCACGGATAAGTGCGAAGCCATTCCAACACCGGCCAGTTACGCGCCGCACTCCGGGTTTGACGAGCAAGTATCGCCGTGCTCGCTTCATCAATGGAACGGGAAGATGTAGTTCATCCAGGCGGCCATGCGCAGCAGAATCTTGCGCATCGCCGCAATATGATGGAAGTGTTGGCTATAGAGTGCCGCCTGCCCGTAAGCGCCACCCGGCATCTGGCTTTTATATTGGGCGAATTCCGGATCGGTGATTTCAATGATGATCGGAACACGACCAGGGGATGTTGAGCCGGAGAAGTTGATCAGCGTACCGGAGGGCTGAACTTGCCCCTCGGCAATCGCCGAATAGACCGTCTTGACTCTACCCTGGAAAACCTTTCCGGGAATGCCATCGAAAGCCACCTCAGCCTCATCCCCCACAGCCAGGCGCAGGAGGCTGTTCTGCCTCATCCAGGCAGCGAAGTATTGCCCTTCCTCGGGAATGAACACCATGGAAGGTCGCAACGGCAACTTTGACGCCATCATGCCCGGACGCAGGGAAACATGCGTGACGAAGCCCTTGCTCGGCGCACGGACGGTGGTGTTGTCGAGTTCGTACTGAGCATTGTCCAGTTGTGCCTGCAAATCATCAGCTCGTGCTATTGCCGAGTCCAGTTCACGTTGCGTGCCAAAATTGCGTTTGATCAACTCCGTGATCCGATAGCGATCACCCCTTGCTGAGACGAGTTGCGCTTTAAGGGACTTGACACGATTTTCAAACGGGGTGGGATCGATGCGAAACAGCACATCGCCTTTTTCCAGCGACTGGTTCGTTTGCACCGGCACGTCGATCACCTGACCAGTGACCACGGGTATCACCGGAACAGAGATAAAATAAGAGCGCGCCACCTCGGAATAGGGATGGTTGTAGTTCATTGTAAAAATCAACGCACCTATCAACACGATGCCACCCAACACCGCCGTCGGCACGGTCCACTTGTTCAA
The Pseudomonas sp. MYb327 DNA segment above includes these coding regions:
- a CDS encoding 3-oxoacid CoA-transferase subunit B, yielding MTVMKKLSRSEMAQRVADDILEGSYVNLGIGVPTLVANYLGDKEVFLHSENGVLGMGPSPAPGEEDDDLINAGKQHVTLLPGGAFFHHADSFSMMRGGHIDIAVLGAFQVSVNGDLANWHTGAEGSIPAVGGAMDLATGARQVFVMMDHLTKTGESKLVPQCTYPLTGIGCVTRIYTDLAILDVTPQGLKVREIVAEISFEELQALSGVPLIQ
- a CDS encoding 3-oxoacid CoA-transferase subunit A, coding for MINKTFESVAAALDGIADGSVIMVGGFGTAGMPSELVDGVIASGARELTIISNNAGNGEIGLAALLKAGRVAKVICSFPRQSDSYVFDELYLAGKVQLEVVPQGNLAERIRAAGSGIGAFYSPTGFGTLLAEGKETRVIDGRNYVLEMPLHADVALIKAEKGDRWGNLTYRKAARNFGPIMAMAAKTTIAQVKRIVELGELDPEHIVTPGIFVQRVVAVPLSPISNANVN
- a CDS encoding NAD(P)-dependent alcohol dehydrogenase translates to MATMKAAIFVEKNRIVLDDKPIPEVGPLDALVRITTTTICGTDVHILRGEYPVAKGLTVGHEPVGIIERLGSQVRGFVEGQRVIAGAITPSGQSYACLCGCGSQDGPDTRHGFRATGGWKFGNSIDGCQAEYVLVPDALANLCPIPDGLSDEQVLMCPDIMSTGFSGAERGGVEIGDTVAVFALGPIGLCAVAGARLKGATTIIGVDAVAERMSVAKQLGATHVVNFKDGDVVEQIMALTDGRGVDVSIEALGTQGTFESALRILRPGGRLSSLGVYSSDLRIPLNAFAAGLGDYSIITTLCPGGKERMRRLMAVVESGGVDLSPLVTHRYKLDDIEAAYELFAHQRDGVMKVAITP
- a CDS encoding alkene reductase (FMN-linked; catalyzes the formation of N-ethylsuccinimide from N-ethylmaleimide), whose amino-acid sequence is MSDNQPSDLFAPLTIGAIKVANRIAMAPLTRSRANMDGVHTPVAVEYYRQRASAGLIISEATNISRQGRGYAFTPSIYTPAHVAAWRQITDAVHEAGGKIVCQLWHVGRMSHVSLQENGAAPVAPSAIQAGEVVFLESQTLETPSMPRALRTEEIALILEDYKRAARCALEAGFDGVEVHSANCYLLEQFIRDSTNLRTDQYGGSVENRIRFPLEVVQAVSEIWGADRVGVRLSPITRAVGDTPLDSDPQGTYGYFAEQLGRLGLAYLHCVEGQTQSENEADAFDFKALHAAYGGRYIANNSYDRQMALDAVASGHADMVAFGRPFISNPDLVERLKLDAPLTEPDRNTFYGGGAAGYTDYPTLS